A stretch of Rhododendron vialii isolate Sample 1 chromosome 4a, ASM3025357v1 DNA encodes these proteins:
- the LOC131323164 gene encoding probable sugar phosphate/phosphate translocator At3g17430 isoform X1, giving the protein MLYQTSGQICCESYILLGRRLKLFRAKDRVVSACGGKKDGKMINKSLLLTYLYLLIYITLSSGVILYNKWVLSPKYFNFPFPITLTMIHMGFSGAVAFLLVRVFKVVSPVKMTFEIYSTCVIPISAFFASSLWFGNTAYLHISVAFIQMLKALMPVATFLMAVLCGTDKLRWDVFSNMLLVSVGVVVSSYGEIHFNVVGTVYQVTGIFAEALRLVLTQVLLQKKGLTLNPITSLYYIAPCSFMFLFVPWYFLEKPGMEVSQIQFNFWIFFSNAICALALNFSIFLVIGRTGAVTIRVAGVLKDWILIALSTVVFPESTITGLNIIGYAIALCGVVMYNYLKVKDVRASQLAPDSLPERIAKDWMLEKKLSDLLTPDSSDGVTSSASELKLDEEAPLIPSSRLSYIGRSQLGGQGS; this is encoded by the exons ATGTTGTACCAAACCTCTGGCCAGATATGCTGTGAATCATATATTTTGCTAGGCAGAAGACTCAAATTGTTTAGAGCCAAGGATAGAGTAGTATCAGCTTGTGGAGGAAAAAAGGACGGAAAAATGATCAATAAATCACTTCTCTTGACCTACCTGTACTTACTAATATACATCACGCTTTCATCGGGAGTTATATTATACAACAAG TGGGTTCTCTCTCCAAAGTACTTCAATTTTCCGTTTCCTATAACGCTGACCATGATTCATATGGGATTTTCTGGAGCAGTAGCATTCTTGCTTGTTCGTGTTTTCAAG GTTGTATCTCCTGTTAAAATGACATTTGAGAT ATATTCGACGTGCGTGATTCCCATAAGCGCCTTCTTTGCTTCAAGTTTGTG GTTTGGCAACACTGCATACTTGCACATCTCTGTGGCCTTCATCCAGATGCTCAAAGCCCTAA TGCCAGTGGCAACATTTCTCATGGCTGTTTTATGCGGCACTGACAAATTAAGGTGGGATGTGTTCTCCAACATGTTGCTGGTCAGTGTCGGAGTTGTCGTTTCCTCATACGGGGAAATACATTTTAATGTAGTGGGTACAGTTTACCAGGTTACAGGCATCTTTGCAGAAGCTCTTAGGCTTGTTTTGACTCAAGTCCTCCTGCAAAAGAAGGGCTTGACTCTGAATCCTATTACCAGCTTATATTACATAGCTCCCTGCAG TTTCATGTTTCTGTTTGTACCTTGGTATTTCCTGGAGAAGCCTGGGATGGAGGTTTCACAGATCCAGTTCAATTTCTGGATCTTTTTCTCCAATGCTATTTGTGCATTAGCATTGAACTTCTCTATTTTCTTAGTAATCGGTAGAACTGGAGCAGTTACCATTCGAGTTGCTGGTGTTCTGAAAGATTGGATACTGATAGCCCTTTCAACTGTTGTGTTTCCTGAGTCGACCATTACTGGGCTGAATATTATTGGCTATGCGATTG CACTATGTGGTGTTGTGATGTACAACTACTTGAAGGTGAAGGACGTTCGTGCTTCTCAACTTGCCCCTGATAGTCTCCCAGAAAGAATTGCGAAG GACTGGATGTTGGAGAAGAAATTGTCTGACCTACTGACACCAGATAGTAGCGATGGAGTCACTAGTTCTGCCTCTGAGTTGAAACTAGATGAAGAGGCACCTCTAATTCCTTCATCAAGACTATCATATATTGGACGTTCACAGCTTGGCGGGCAAGGTTCATAA
- the LOC131323164 gene encoding probable sugar phosphate/phosphate translocator At1g48230 isoform X2, whose product MLYQTSGQICCESYILLGRRLKLFRAKDRVVSACGGKKDGKMINKSLLLTYLYLLIYITLSSGVILYNKWVLSPKYFNFPFPITLTMIHMGFSGAVAFLLVRVFKVVSPVKMTFEIYSTCVIPISAFFASSLWFGNTAYLHISVAFIQMLKALMPVATFLMAVLCGTDKLSFMFLFVPWYFLEKPGMEVSQIQFNFWIFFSNAICALALNFSIFLVIGRTGAVTIRVAGVLKDWILIALSTVVFPESTITGLNIIGYAIALCGVVMYNYLKVKDVRASQLAPDSLPERIAKDWMLEKKLSDLLTPDSSDGVTSSASELKLDEEAPLIPSSRLSYIGRSQLGGQGS is encoded by the exons ATGTTGTACCAAACCTCTGGCCAGATATGCTGTGAATCATATATTTTGCTAGGCAGAAGACTCAAATTGTTTAGAGCCAAGGATAGAGTAGTATCAGCTTGTGGAGGAAAAAAGGACGGAAAAATGATCAATAAATCACTTCTCTTGACCTACCTGTACTTACTAATATACATCACGCTTTCATCGGGAGTTATATTATACAACAAG TGGGTTCTCTCTCCAAAGTACTTCAATTTTCCGTTTCCTATAACGCTGACCATGATTCATATGGGATTTTCTGGAGCAGTAGCATTCTTGCTTGTTCGTGTTTTCAAG GTTGTATCTCCTGTTAAAATGACATTTGAGAT ATATTCGACGTGCGTGATTCCCATAAGCGCCTTCTTTGCTTCAAGTTTGTG GTTTGGCAACACTGCATACTTGCACATCTCTGTGGCCTTCATCCAGATGCTCAAAGCCCTAA TGCCAGTGGCAACATTTCTCATGGCTGTTTTATGCGGCACTGACAAATTAAG TTTCATGTTTCTGTTTGTACCTTGGTATTTCCTGGAGAAGCCTGGGATGGAGGTTTCACAGATCCAGTTCAATTTCTGGATCTTTTTCTCCAATGCTATTTGTGCATTAGCATTGAACTTCTCTATTTTCTTAGTAATCGGTAGAACTGGAGCAGTTACCATTCGAGTTGCTGGTGTTCTGAAAGATTGGATACTGATAGCCCTTTCAACTGTTGTGTTTCCTGAGTCGACCATTACTGGGCTGAATATTATTGGCTATGCGATTG CACTATGTGGTGTTGTGATGTACAACTACTTGAAGGTGAAGGACGTTCGTGCTTCTCAACTTGCCCCTGATAGTCTCCCAGAAAGAATTGCGAAG GACTGGATGTTGGAGAAGAAATTGTCTGACCTACTGACACCAGATAGTAGCGATGGAGTCACTAGTTCTGCCTCTGAGTTGAAACTAGATGAAGAGGCACCTCTAATTCCTTCATCAAGACTATCATATATTGGACGTTCACAGCTTGGCGGGCAAGGTTCATAA
- the LOC131322644 gene encoding novel plant SNARE 13-like, translating into MAKTELQMSPQLEQIHGEIRDNFRALANGFQKLDKIKDSNRQSKQLEELAGKMRECKRLLKEFDREIKDEETRNPPEVHKQLNDEKQSMIKELNSYVTLRKTYMSSLGNKRVELFDMGGGASDPTADDNVQVASAMSNQELVNAGMRTMDETDHAIERSKQVVGQTIEVGTQTAVTLKGQTDQMGRIVNELDTIHFSIKKASQLVTEIGRQVATDKCIMLFLLLIVCGVIAIIIVKIVNPNNKSIRDIPGLAPPAPTTRRLLYLKSRESF; encoded by the exons atggcgaAGACGGAGTTGCAAATGAGCCCCCAGTTGGAGCAGATCCACGGCGAAATTCGTGACAACTTTCGAGCTCTCGC AAATGGCTTTCAAAAGCTGGATAAGATCAAAGACTCCAATAGACAAAGTAAACAGCTGGAGGAACTTGCAGGGAAAATGAGGGAATGTAAAAG GTTACTCAAAGAGTTTGATCGTGAGATAAAGGATGAGGAAACAAGAAATCCTCCTGAGGTTCACAAGCAACTGAATGATGAGAAGCAATCCATG ATCAAAGAGTTGAATTCTTATGTCACCCTGAGGAAAAC GTATATGAGCAGCCTTGGCAATAAGAGGGTTGAACTCTTCGACATGGGAGGAGGCGCTAGTGATCCTACTGCTGATGACAACGTTCAAGTTGCATCAG CAATGTCGAATCAGGAGCTTGTTAATGCTGGGATGAGGACAATGGATGAAACTGATCATGCAATTGAACGCTCCAAACAG GTTGTTGGACAAACGATTGAAGTTGGAACCCAAACTGCTGTTACATTGAAGGGTCAA ACTGATCAAATGGGTCGAATAGTAAATGAGCTGGATACAATTCATTTTTCTATTAAGAAAGCCTCCCAGCTTGTGACGGAGATTGGTAGGCAG GTGGCAACGGATAAATGCATCATGCTTTTTCTCTTGCTCATTGTCTGTGGTGTGATTGCTATTATTATTGTTAAG attGTGAATCCCAACAACAAAAGCATCAGGGACATCCCCGGATTGGCTCCTCCAGCTCCCACGACAAGGAGACTATTGTATCTGAAAAGTCGGGAAAGTTTCTAG
- the LOC131322853 gene encoding pyruvate dehydrogenase (acetyl-transferring) kinase, mitochondrial, whose translation MAAKKMYESFPKRLMEEVQRWGAMKQTGVSLRYMMEFGSTPTLRNLLISSQFLHKELPIRIARRAIELDSLPYGLSQKPAVLKVRDWYLDSFRDLRSFSEIKDTSDELEFTQMIKMIKVRHNNVVPTMALGVQQLKKSLDPKIDYEDLDEIHQFLDRFYMSRIGIRMLIGQHVALHDPNPPPDCVGYIHTKMSPKEVARIASEDARSICLREYGSAPDVNIYGDPNFSFPYVPPHLHLMVFELVKNSLRAVQERFMDSDKVAPPIRIIVADGIEDVTIKVSDEGGGIPRSGLPRIFTYLYSTAKNPLDEQSDLGTANVATMAGYGYGLPISRLYARYFGGDMQIISMEGYGTDAYLHLSRLGDSQEPLP comes from the exons ATGGCGGCGAAGAAGATGTACGAGTCTTTTCCCAAGAGACTGATGGAAGAGGTGCAGAGATGGGGGGCTATGAAGCAGACTGGGGTTAGCCTCAGGTACATGATGGAGTTTGGCTCCACACCCACCCTCCGTAATTTGCTTATTTCTTCTCAATTCCTTCACAAAGAGCTCCCCATCAGAATCGCTAGGCGTGCCATTGAACTCGACTCCCTTCCTTACGGCTTATCCCAAAAGCCCGCTGTCCTAAAG GTGCGAGATTGGTATTTGGATTCTTTCCGTGACCTGAGATCCTTTTCTGAGATCAAGGACACTAGTGATGAGTTGGAATTCACACAAATGATTAAGATGATTAAGGTTAGACATAACAATGTTGTTCCCACAATGGCTTTGGGAGTTCAACAGTTGAAGAAAAGCCTGGACCCGAAGATTGATTACGAGGATTTGGACGAGATTCATCAGTTCCTGGACCGCTTCTACATGTCGAGAATTGGGATTCGCATGCTTATTG GGCAGCACGTGGCATTGCATGATCCCAACCCTCCTCCTGATTGTGTGGGTTACATACACACAAAAATGTCTCCTAAAGAGGTAGCAAGAATTGCAAGTGAAGATGCCCGCTCAATTTGTTTGCGAGAGTATGGCAGTGCACCTGATGTAAATATCTACGGGGATCCTAATTTTTCATTCCC GTATGTTCCGCCTCACTTACATCTGATGGTTTTTGAGTTGGTTAAAAACTCCTTGCGTGCTGTCCAAGAGCGGTTTATGGACTCCGACAAAGTTGCACCTCCCATCCGAATAATAGTAGCTGATGGTATAGAGGATGTTACCATTAAG GTCTCAGATGAAGGAGGTGGAATACCAAGAAGTGGTCTCCCTAGGATTTTTACATATCTTTACAGCACTGCCAAAAATCCCCTGGATGAGCAGTCAGATCTTGGAACAGCTAATGTGGCAACAATGGCTGGTTATGGATATGGGCTTCCCATAAGTCGTTTATATGCCAGATATTTTGGAGGGGATATGCAGATAATATCTATGGAAGGATATG GGACAGATGCATATCTTCATTTGTCTCGCTTGGGAGATTCACAAGAACCCCTACCCTGA